Proteins encoded in a region of the Corallococcus caeni genome:
- a CDS encoding patatin-like phospholipase family protein, whose translation MRRHLTPLLMFLAATAGGCSFMRTDVLLDTLNTPDASPPKDMPSRVPAVERVAGMTRAQLTDSYVDPARAGAWMEALGAAPEAVLDMTACLVQHAGNDTASCYENAERTGYVDRAVKASVWGVPPPVQSLSEASPAVEEVDAQRFLANTLGIGPSLAALQQSLEVPLTREVLAQGIQKGAASAAAYVRARSWRRDLQRPSNAVVLSGGGANGAFSAGAIWRLLGILEQCRGKPAPEGCGDARIDLAAGTSTGALISTLVDLFHTPGQEANARKQLLGNYTCTVESDLYCVNSTWLWNLAEDTRGLVRFDGIFSKLDQFIQPEMLHNGTELVSVSVDFQTGDVFSVSDQDPADFKAGASDKLRKGGMTNAIVASIAEPVLSNPVGVLPSAAGDRTGTYYDGGVRSGLPLLQAVQRGAERVLVISTGGANPSPSADPKNAMSVLMRTIDLFVAQPRVGEVQQAELLAVTRRLGEYNVCTLRGATEDFCRRKGPGFQPPSLGPGAGQSVWMGSARFDQVATSWRSAWMFKPETGLATASGYSFTPEVMQPLFVAGVESLQKRCAEVLSLFGIQGTLAAKECARPLVEVADEAREALPSVAQCRADKPERRTCD comes from the coding sequence ATGCGCCGTCACCTCACGCCCCTGCTGATGTTCCTCGCCGCCACCGCGGGCGGTTGCAGCTTCATGCGTACGGACGTGCTCCTGGACACGCTCAACACCCCGGACGCGTCGCCGCCCAAGGACATGCCGTCCCGGGTGCCGGCGGTGGAGCGCGTGGCGGGGATGACGCGCGCGCAGCTGACGGACTCCTACGTGGATCCGGCGCGCGCGGGCGCGTGGATGGAGGCGCTGGGCGCGGCTCCGGAGGCCGTGCTGGACATGACCGCGTGCCTGGTCCAGCACGCGGGCAACGACACGGCGTCCTGCTATGAGAACGCCGAGCGCACGGGCTACGTGGACCGGGCGGTGAAGGCGTCCGTGTGGGGCGTGCCGCCGCCGGTGCAGTCCCTCTCCGAGGCGTCGCCGGCCGTGGAGGAGGTGGACGCGCAGCGCTTCCTCGCGAACACGCTGGGCATCGGCCCGTCGCTGGCGGCGCTGCAGCAGTCGCTGGAGGTGCCGCTGACGCGCGAGGTGCTCGCGCAGGGCATCCAGAAGGGCGCGGCGTCCGCGGCCGCGTACGTGCGAGCGCGCTCGTGGCGCCGGGACCTCCAGCGGCCCAGCAACGCGGTGGTGCTGAGCGGCGGCGGGGCCAACGGCGCGTTCAGCGCGGGGGCCATCTGGCGGCTCTTGGGCATCCTGGAGCAGTGCCGGGGCAAGCCCGCGCCGGAGGGCTGCGGGGACGCGCGCATCGACCTGGCGGCGGGCACGAGCACGGGCGCGCTCATCAGCACGCTGGTGGACCTGTTCCACACGCCGGGCCAGGAGGCGAACGCGCGCAAGCAGCTGCTGGGCAACTACACGTGCACGGTGGAGTCGGACCTGTACTGCGTGAACTCCACGTGGCTGTGGAACCTGGCGGAGGACACGCGGGGGCTGGTGCGGTTCGACGGCATCTTCTCGAAGCTGGATCAGTTCATCCAGCCGGAGATGTTGCACAACGGCACGGAGCTGGTGTCGGTGTCGGTGGACTTCCAGACGGGCGACGTGTTCAGCGTGAGCGACCAGGACCCGGCGGACTTCAAGGCGGGCGCGTCCGACAAGCTGCGCAAGGGCGGGATGACGAACGCCATCGTGGCGTCCATCGCGGAGCCGGTGCTGTCGAACCCGGTGGGCGTGCTGCCGTCGGCGGCGGGCGACCGCACGGGGACGTACTACGACGGCGGGGTGCGCTCGGGGCTGCCGCTGCTGCAGGCGGTGCAGCGCGGGGCGGAGCGCGTGCTGGTGATTTCGACGGGTGGGGCGAACCCGTCGCCGTCGGCGGATCCGAAGAACGCGATGAGCGTGCTGATGCGCACCATTGACCTGTTCGTGGCGCAGCCGCGCGTGGGCGAGGTGCAGCAGGCGGAGTTGCTCGCGGTGACGCGCCGGCTGGGCGAGTACAACGTCTGCACGCTGCGCGGCGCGACCGAGGACTTCTGCCGCCGCAAGGGCCCGGGCTTCCAGCCGCCGTCGCTGGGGCCGGGGGCGGGGCAGTCGGTGTGGATGGGCTCGGCGCGCTTCGACCAGGTGGCAACCAGCTGGCGCAGCGCGTGGATGTTCAAGCCGGAGACGGGCCTGGCGACGGCGAGCGGCTACTCCTTCACGCCGGAGGTGATGCAGCCGCTCTTCGTGGCGGGCGTGGAGTCCCTGCAGAAGCGCTGCGCGGAGGTGCTGTCCCTGTTCGGCATCCAGGGCACGCTGGCGGCGAAGGAGTGCGCGCGCCCGCTGGTGGAGGTGGCGGACGAGGCGCGCGAGGCGCTCCCGTCCGTGGCGCAGTGCCGCGCGGACAAGCCGGAGCGCCGCACGTGTGACTGA
- a CDS encoding bestrophin family protein, producing the protein MVEYDPHRWWSYFHYLRGSMVKEIVGRVLMCVVWAAAVVGFSQHVRNVGVAPTVHTLAGISLSLLLVFRTNASYDRFWEGRKLWGGIVNETRNLARASEVFLGRTPLYAPLVRWTAAFPFAAAAWLRGQQRHVGPHTDTLPPGEVAGVLKAQHVPLAVARRMTAVLDEGRRQGLYPEYVQMQLDQNVQLLIDYLGGCERIHRTPMPFAYMVHLRRALILYCFTLPFALVDTFGWVTVVATFVVAYVFFGIEEIGVEIEDPFGTDDNDLPLDTICQNIQNNLLAFLPAEPRALPAEESPGP; encoded by the coding sequence ATGGTTGAGTATGACCCGCATCGCTGGTGGAGCTACTTCCACTACCTGCGCGGTTCGATGGTGAAGGAGATCGTCGGTCGCGTGTTGATGTGCGTCGTCTGGGCCGCGGCCGTGGTGGGCTTCTCACAGCACGTGCGCAACGTGGGCGTGGCCCCGACGGTGCACACGCTGGCGGGCATCTCGCTGAGCCTCCTGCTCGTGTTCCGCACCAACGCCTCCTATGACCGCTTCTGGGAGGGCCGCAAGCTGTGGGGCGGCATCGTCAACGAGACGCGCAACCTGGCGCGCGCGTCGGAGGTGTTCCTGGGCAGGACGCCGCTCTACGCCCCGCTGGTGCGCTGGACGGCCGCGTTCCCCTTCGCCGCCGCCGCGTGGCTGCGCGGCCAGCAGCGGCATGTCGGCCCGCACACGGACACCCTGCCCCCGGGGGAGGTGGCCGGCGTGCTCAAGGCCCAGCACGTGCCGCTCGCCGTGGCCCGCCGGATGACCGCCGTGCTGGATGAAGGCCGCCGCCAGGGGCTGTATCCGGAGTACGTCCAGATGCAGTTGGACCAGAACGTCCAATTGCTCATCGACTACCTGGGGGGTTGTGAGCGCATCCACCGCACGCCCATGCCCTTCGCGTACATGGTGCACCTGCGGCGCGCGCTCATCCTCTACTGCTTCACCCTGCCCTTCGCGCTGGTGGACACTTTTGGCTGGGTGACAGTGGTGGCCACCTTCGTGGTGGCGTACGTCTTCTTCGGCATCGAGGAGATCGGCGTCGAGATTGAAGACCCCTTCGGCACGGACGACAACGACCTGCCGCTCGACACCATCTGCCAGAACATCCAGAACAACCTGCTGGCGTTCCTGCCGGCCGAACCGCGAGCCCTCCCAGCAGAGGAGAGCCCGGGTCCGTGA
- a CDS encoding organic hydroperoxide resistance protein produces MAPVQISPLYSTTAITHGGRNGRLLLPESPLDGLELAMPKQLGGSGKTTATNPEQLFAAGFSSCFESALRLVAGKAGKKLDEKAGVKATVTIGKTPEGGFGLAVELTGILPGVPREEAQQLMEAAHQVCPYSNATRGNIEVKVSVAE; encoded by the coding sequence ATGGCCCCGGTCCAGATCTCGCCGCTCTACTCCACCACCGCCATCACGCACGGCGGCCGCAACGGCCGGCTGCTGCTGCCTGAGAGCCCGCTGGACGGCCTGGAGCTGGCCATGCCGAAGCAGCTGGGCGGCTCCGGCAAGACGACGGCCACCAACCCCGAGCAGCTCTTCGCCGCGGGCTTCTCCTCCTGCTTCGAGAGCGCGCTGCGCCTGGTCGCGGGCAAGGCCGGCAAGAAGCTGGATGAGAAGGCCGGCGTGAAGGCCACCGTCACCATCGGCAAGACGCCCGAGGGCGGCTTCGGCCTGGCGGTGGAGCTCACGGGCATCCTCCCGGGCGTCCCCCGCGAGGAGGCGCAGCAGCTGATGGAGGCGGCCCACCAGGTGTGCCCGTACTCCAACGCCACGCGCGGCAACATCGAGGTGAAGGTCTCCGTCGCGGAGTAG
- a CDS encoding MarR family winged helix-turn-helix transcriptional regulator: protein MSTEDLLRLDLQLCFPLYAASRAMVQAYTPLLAKLGLTYPQYLVMLVLWETDGVTVKELGEKLYLDSGTLTPLLKRLEAQGFVRRERSTQDARSVTVSLTAQGKGLRRKAAAIPEAIVCRTGLTLEELSRLRRDIQRLFEKVSSRSA, encoded by the coding sequence ATGTCGACGGAAGACCTCCTCCGGCTGGACCTGCAGCTGTGCTTCCCGCTCTACGCGGCGTCGCGCGCGATGGTGCAGGCCTACACGCCGCTCCTGGCGAAGCTGGGGCTCACCTATCCGCAGTACCTGGTGATGCTGGTGCTGTGGGAGACGGACGGGGTCACGGTGAAGGAGCTGGGGGAGAAGCTGTACCTGGACTCGGGGACGCTCACGCCGCTGCTCAAGCGGCTGGAGGCGCAGGGCTTCGTGCGCCGCGAGCGCTCCACGCAGGACGCGCGGTCGGTGACGGTGTCGCTCACCGCGCAGGGCAAGGGGCTGCGCCGCAAGGCCGCGGCCATCCCGGAGGCCATCGTCTGCCGCACGGGTTTGACGCTGGAGGAGCTGTCGCGGCTGCGCCGGGACATCCAGCGGCTGTTCGAGAAGGTTTCTTCACGCAGCGCTTGA
- a CDS encoding HipA family kinase — MLRTVTATRYVTPLREGGSLPAIVEANDAGLYVVKFRGAGQGAKALIAELLAGELARVLGLRVPELVFVELDVSLGRNEPDSEIRELLKSSAGLNLALDYLPRSVTFDPLAVPVPEAQVASAIVAFDAFVTNVDRTPKNPNLLVWHRNLWLIDHGAALYFHHSWDGWEERSQTRFAPIKDHVLLPWAHGLAEAGDLLRERVTREVVERIVGAIPEAWLGQEPAFASTAEHRAAYVTWLLRRLEAAPGFIEEATRAHAQLV, encoded by the coding sequence ATGCTCAGGACGGTCACCGCCACGCGCTACGTGACGCCCTTGCGCGAGGGGGGCTCGCTGCCCGCCATCGTGGAGGCGAACGACGCGGGGCTCTATGTCGTGAAGTTCCGTGGGGCGGGTCAGGGCGCCAAGGCGCTCATCGCGGAGCTGTTGGCGGGGGAGCTGGCGCGCGTGCTGGGCCTGCGGGTGCCGGAGCTGGTGTTCGTGGAGCTGGACGTGTCGCTGGGGCGCAACGAGCCGGACAGCGAAATCCGCGAGCTGCTCAAGTCGAGCGCGGGGTTGAACCTGGCGCTGGACTACCTGCCGCGCTCGGTGACGTTCGACCCGCTGGCGGTGCCGGTGCCGGAGGCGCAGGTGGCGTCCGCCATCGTGGCGTTCGACGCGTTCGTGACGAACGTGGACCGCACGCCGAAGAACCCCAACCTCCTGGTGTGGCACCGCAACCTCTGGCTCATCGACCACGGGGCGGCGCTGTACTTCCACCACTCGTGGGACGGGTGGGAGGAGCGCAGCCAGACGCGCTTCGCGCCCATCAAGGACCACGTGCTCCTGCCGTGGGCGCACGGGCTGGCGGAGGCCGGGGACCTGCTCAGGGAGCGGGTGACGCGCGAGGTGGTGGAGCGCATCGTGGGGGCGATTCCGGAGGCGTGGCTGGGCCAGGAGCCCGCGTTCGCGTCCACGGCGGAGCACCGCGCGGCGTACGTGACGTGGCTGCTGCGCAGGCTGGAAGCGGCGCCGGGGTTCATCGAGGAGGCGACGCGTGCCCACGCCCAGCTCGTTTGA
- a CDS encoding DUF3037 domain-containing protein, protein MPTPSSFDYAIIRLVPRVEREEFINVGVVLFCVQHRYLGARVELDVARLKALSPDADVELLSGHLESFRRVCVGGKDAGPIGRLPQKERWHWLVAPRSTMLQTGPVHAGLCDDPDRALEHLLDTMVRVKPAP, encoded by the coding sequence GTGCCCACGCCCAGCTCGTTTGACTACGCCATCATCCGGCTGGTGCCTCGCGTGGAGCGCGAGGAGTTCATCAACGTGGGCGTCGTCCTCTTCTGCGTGCAGCACCGCTACCTGGGCGCGCGCGTGGAGCTGGACGTGGCGCGGCTGAAGGCGCTGTCGCCGGACGCGGACGTGGAGCTGCTCAGCGGCCACCTGGAGAGCTTCCGCCGCGTGTGCGTGGGCGGCAAGGACGCGGGGCCCATCGGGCGGCTGCCGCAGAAGGAGCGCTGGCACTGGCTGGTGGCGCCCCGGAGCACGATGCTCCAGACGGGCCCCGTGCACGCGGGCCTGTGTGACGACCCGGACCGCGCGCTGGAGCACCTGCTGGACACGATGGTGCGGGTAAAGCCCGCTCCGTGA
- a CDS encoding endonuclease/exonuclease/phosphatase family protein yields MEPSPLRIVTYNVRYFGHMLRGLASTVGPKRRVAAALATLDPLPDVVCLQEVETTSLRSNIAHRQVRPGETQLEAFMARVEETFALQGREMPYEAFYFRAHHYKVGEVSLYTTGLAMLVNTRTLLVDRHNVEAPEHITHHHVQGLKERKQSRICAHMRVIRRADQRAFHIFNTHLSLPTPFAREFWATRDKMGCGVNQLHEAKKLTGFIGLHAKDEPFVVCGDFNSPPSSPVYRYLTGDAHLTCAQAAVGQINPALARAFPTAGFMHMRMHLDHLFSGGGVSWLDTDETRPFGDLNSRFHGLSDHVPLIARFRLETPAPALVT; encoded by the coding sequence ATGGAGCCGTCACCGCTACGCATCGTCACGTACAACGTCCGCTACTTCGGACACATGCTGAGGGGGCTCGCGAGCACCGTGGGGCCCAAGCGCCGGGTGGCCGCCGCCCTGGCCACGCTGGATCCGCTGCCGGACGTCGTGTGCTTGCAGGAGGTGGAGACGACGTCGCTGCGCAGCAACATCGCGCACCGGCAGGTCCGCCCGGGTGAGACGCAGCTGGAAGCCTTCATGGCGCGCGTGGAGGAGACGTTCGCCCTCCAGGGGAGGGAGATGCCCTACGAGGCGTTCTACTTCCGCGCGCACCACTACAAGGTGGGCGAGGTGTCGCTGTACACGACGGGGCTGGCGATGCTCGTCAACACGCGCACGCTCCTGGTGGACCGGCACAACGTGGAGGCGCCGGAGCACATCACGCACCACCACGTGCAGGGCCTCAAGGAGCGCAAGCAGAGCCGCATCTGCGCGCACATGCGCGTCATCCGCCGCGCGGACCAGCGCGCGTTCCACATCTTCAACACGCACCTGAGCCTGCCCACGCCGTTCGCCCGCGAGTTCTGGGCCACGCGCGACAAGATGGGCTGCGGCGTGAACCAACTGCATGAAGCGAAGAAGCTCACGGGCTTCATCGGGTTGCACGCGAAGGACGAGCCGTTCGTGGTGTGTGGGGACTTCAACTCGCCGCCGTCGTCGCCGGTGTACCGCTATCTCACGGGGGATGCGCACCTGACGTGCGCGCAGGCGGCGGTGGGGCAGATCAACCCGGCCCTGGCCCGCGCGTTCCCCACCGCGGGCTTCATGCACATGCGCATGCACCTGGACCACCTGTTCTCCGGTGGCGGCGTGAGCTGGCTGGACACGGACGAGACGCGGCCCTTCGGAGACCTGAACAGCCGCTTCCATGGCCTGTCCGACCACGTGCCGCTCATCGCGCGCTTCCGGTTGGAGACCCCGGCGCCAGCGTTGGTGACCTGA
- a CDS encoding DUF488 domain-containing protein, producing the protein MIRLQRVYDEGGPDPRAGTRFLVDRLWPRGRKKADLHLDGWLREVGPSTELRRWFAHDVARWDEFRRRYARELDAHHDAWEPLLEAARQGRVTLLYGARDTEHNNAVVLKDYLEARLKRPSRAKPRRTVH; encoded by the coding sequence ATGATTCGACTCCAGCGCGTCTATGACGAGGGCGGCCCGGATCCCCGGGCGGGGACCCGCTTCCTGGTGGATCGGCTGTGGCCTCGGGGACGCAAGAAGGCGGACCTCCACCTGGACGGCTGGCTCCGCGAGGTGGGGCCCAGCACGGAGCTGCGGCGGTGGTTCGCCCACGACGTGGCGCGCTGGGACGAGTTCCGGCGCCGGTACGCCCGCGAGCTGGACGCGCACCACGACGCGTGGGAGCCGCTGCTCGAGGCCGCGCGCCAGGGCCGCGTCACCCTGCTCTACGGCGCCCGCGACACCGAGCACAACAACGCCGTGGTGCTGAAGGACTACCTGGAGGCCCGGCTGAAGCGCCCATCGAGAGCGAAGCCGCGCCGCACGGTGCACTGA
- a CDS encoding J domain-containing protein produces MQAVLYFSDKQVREKLFAFVEAAQGLLLVAGVRHGAAMTRPPQAREPFAALEDVFGHVLSQVIVADEGTTEGMWRDPLGDLGDRLYPEDKKRAYAAATGYVLLEGGRPRAVVRKNASPTEDLWFLQEALSRLSPAIPAPDPEKRPGHRRPEPAPKAPPRYGPASDTGARQGSSRAREWQADEATPPRGQRAVAAEPETKDPWTVLGIERGTPRDEARKAFRALIAQYHPDKVAHLAPEFHALAERRTREILDAWEALERDEE; encoded by the coding sequence GTGCAGGCCGTTCTCTACTTCTCCGACAAGCAGGTCCGCGAGAAGCTCTTCGCGTTCGTGGAAGCGGCGCAGGGGCTGCTGCTGGTGGCGGGGGTGCGCCACGGCGCGGCGATGACGCGCCCGCCGCAGGCGCGTGAGCCCTTCGCGGCGCTGGAGGACGTGTTCGGGCACGTGCTGTCGCAGGTCATCGTGGCGGACGAGGGCACCACGGAGGGCATGTGGCGCGATCCGCTGGGGGACCTGGGCGACCGGCTCTACCCGGAGGACAAGAAGCGCGCCTACGCCGCGGCCACGGGCTACGTGCTGCTGGAGGGCGGCAGGCCGCGCGCGGTGGTGCGCAAGAACGCCAGCCCCACGGAGGACCTGTGGTTCCTCCAGGAGGCCCTGAGCCGCCTCTCCCCGGCCATCCCCGCGCCGGACCCGGAGAAGCGCCCGGGCCACCGCCGCCCGGAGCCCGCGCCGAAAGCGCCTCCGCGCTACGGGCCCGCGAGCGACACCGGAGCCCGCCAGGGTTCCTCCAGGGCCCGCGAGTGGCAGGCCGACGAAGCCACGCCCCCGCGCGGCCAACGCGCCGTCGCGGCCGAGCCCGAAACGAAGGACCCGTGGACGGTGCTGGGCATCGAGCGGGGCACGCCCAGGGACGAGGCGCGCAAGGCGTTCCGCGCGCTCATCGCGCAATACCACCCGGACAAGGTGGCGCACCTGGCGCCGGAGTTCCACGCGCTCGCCGAGCGCCGCACGCGTGAAATCCTGGACGCGTGGGAGGCGCTGGAGCGCGACGAGGAGTAA
- a CDS encoding M1 family aminopeptidase: MRCCHRHAPAAAGSSDPHPFSLPGATEHYAAPRPVRAEHVRIELDLDFAQHTLAGTCTTRVSAVRTVSTVTFDAVDLDVTGARVDGRSAAFSNSGAHVRVELPRALDAGQACDIALTYRARPRRGLYFWGPDAGYPDRPLQAWTQGQDIDARCWFPCLDTPAQKATSEVIATFPANMTSLSNGVLVSDVTTGERRTQHHRMAQPHAPYLVTLVVGEFDEATDTAGTTPLRYLFPRGRREDALRCVARTPKMIAAYESLTGEPYPWSGYAQVFVTEFILGGMEHTTATTLVDTVLHDARAHLDYNAEPLISHELAHQWFGDLLTCRDWPHGWLNEGFATYFEVLWKERGDSRDEADHHRALDLEAYLSETRERYARPIVARKFQAPMDLFDRHLYEKGGLVLHELRRRVGDDLFVRALRHYVASHRHGVVETVDLARAFEEATGHNLDPVFDQYVFSPGHPELKVEVRYEADDARLRISVRQTQATDSGTPVFRLPLEVAVTVNGEDTRHRLELTDAEHRFHLPCPAAPTQVRVDPRRDVLGTLDVDKAVGLWREELAKAPEARARTEAAHALGKDGGLRSVEALGRALKDANLFWATRAACAKALGRIRTPEARALLLDAAVTDHPRVRRAVVAALGEFRHDVEVASRLRALLEAGDASYFVEAEAARGLGRVRAPDALPLLEAVAARPSFQDVIGAGAMDGLAETQDAAAFPVAVARTAYGQPAFLRRAAVSAVAKLAEVANRKREAVDLFSQLLRDPQFRVQLAVCDAAATLGDRRLLPALEGTTFSDPRTRRYAREAVRALREGAPQAREVASLREELDALKQETRTLREKLETLTLNAKPAATARKPPSKRAAKRGRTPPPKRRR; this comes from the coding sequence ATGCGCTGCTGCCACCGCCACGCCCCCGCCGCCGCCGGGTCCTCCGACCCGCATCCGTTCAGCCTCCCCGGCGCCACCGAGCACTACGCCGCGCCCCGCCCCGTGCGCGCCGAGCACGTGCGCATCGAGCTGGACCTGGACTTCGCCCAGCACACCCTGGCCGGCACGTGCACCACCCGCGTGAGCGCCGTGCGCACCGTGTCCACCGTCACCTTCGACGCCGTGGACCTGGACGTCACCGGCGCGCGCGTGGACGGCCGCTCCGCCGCCTTCTCCAACTCCGGCGCCCACGTGCGCGTGGAGCTGCCTCGCGCGCTCGACGCGGGCCAGGCGTGCGACATCGCGCTCACCTACCGCGCCCGCCCCCGCCGCGGCCTCTACTTCTGGGGCCCCGACGCGGGCTACCCGGACCGTCCGCTCCAGGCGTGGACGCAGGGGCAGGACATCGACGCGCGGTGCTGGTTCCCCTGCCTGGACACGCCCGCGCAGAAGGCCACGTCGGAGGTCATCGCCACCTTCCCGGCGAACATGACCTCGCTGTCCAACGGCGTGCTCGTCAGCGACGTCACCACCGGCGAGCGCCGCACCCAGCACCACCGCATGGCGCAGCCGCACGCGCCCTACCTCGTCACGCTGGTGGTGGGCGAGTTCGACGAGGCCACCGACACCGCCGGCACCACGCCGCTGCGCTACCTGTTCCCCAGGGGCCGCCGCGAGGACGCGCTCCGGTGCGTGGCGCGCACGCCGAAGATGATTGCCGCGTACGAGTCCCTCACCGGCGAGCCCTACCCGTGGAGCGGCTACGCGCAGGTGTTCGTCACGGAGTTCATCCTGGGCGGCATGGAGCACACCACCGCCACCACGCTGGTGGACACGGTGCTGCACGACGCGCGGGCCCACCTGGACTACAACGCCGAACCGCTCATCTCCCACGAGCTGGCGCACCAGTGGTTCGGCGACCTGCTCACCTGCCGCGACTGGCCCCACGGCTGGCTCAACGAGGGCTTCGCCACCTACTTCGAGGTCCTCTGGAAGGAGCGCGGGGACAGCCGGGACGAGGCCGACCACCACCGCGCGCTCGACCTGGAGGCGTACCTGTCCGAGACGCGCGAGCGCTACGCGCGCCCCATCGTCGCCCGGAAGTTCCAGGCGCCCATGGACCTGTTCGACCGCCACCTCTACGAGAAGGGCGGGCTGGTGCTCCACGAGCTGCGCCGCCGCGTGGGGGATGACCTCTTCGTGCGCGCCCTGCGCCACTACGTCGCGTCCCACCGCCACGGCGTGGTGGAGACGGTGGACCTGGCGCGCGCCTTCGAGGAGGCCACCGGCCACAACCTGGACCCCGTCTTCGACCAGTACGTCTTCTCCCCCGGCCACCCGGAGTTGAAGGTGGAGGTCCGCTACGAGGCGGACGACGCGCGCCTGCGCATCAGCGTGCGCCAGACGCAAGCCACGGACTCGGGCACGCCCGTGTTCCGTCTGCCGCTGGAGGTGGCCGTCACGGTGAACGGCGAGGACACGCGCCACCGGCTGGAGCTCACGGACGCGGAGCACCGCTTCCACCTTCCCTGCCCCGCCGCGCCCACGCAGGTGCGCGTGGATCCGCGCCGCGACGTGCTGGGCACGCTGGACGTGGACAAGGCCGTGGGGCTGTGGCGCGAGGAGCTGGCGAAGGCGCCGGAGGCCCGCGCGCGCACGGAGGCCGCGCACGCGCTGGGGAAGGACGGGGGCTTGAGGTCGGTGGAGGCGCTGGGCCGCGCGCTGAAGGACGCGAACCTGTTCTGGGCCACCCGCGCCGCGTGCGCGAAGGCGCTGGGCCGCATCCGCACGCCGGAGGCCCGCGCGCTGCTGCTGGACGCGGCCGTCACCGACCACCCGCGCGTGCGCCGCGCCGTCGTCGCCGCGCTGGGGGAGTTCCGCCACGACGTGGAGGTGGCCTCGCGCCTGCGCGCGCTGCTGGAGGCCGGGGACGCCAGCTACTTCGTGGAGGCGGAGGCCGCGCGGGGCCTGGGCCGCGTGCGCGCGCCGGATGCGCTGCCCCTGCTGGAGGCCGTCGCGGCCCGGCCGTCGTTCCAGGACGTCATCGGCGCGGGCGCGATGGACGGGCTCGCGGAGACGCAGGACGCGGCGGCGTTCCCGGTGGCCGTGGCGCGCACCGCGTACGGGCAGCCCGCGTTCCTGCGCCGCGCGGCCGTGAGCGCCGTGGCGAAGCTGGCGGAGGTGGCGAACCGCAAGCGTGAAGCGGTGGACCTGTTCTCGCAGCTGCTGCGCGACCCGCAGTTCCGCGTGCAGCTGGCCGTCTGCGACGCGGCCGCCACGCTGGGCGACCGGCGCCTGCTGCCCGCGCTGGAGGGCACGACCTTCAGCGACCCGCGCACCCGCCGCTACGCCCGCGAGGCCGTGCGAGCCCTGCGCGAGGGCGCCCCCCAGGCCCGCGAGGTCGCGTCGCTGCGCGAGGAACTGGACGCGCTCAAGCAGGAGACGCGCACCCTGCGCGAGAAGCTGGAGACGCTCACGCTGAACGCGAAGCCCGCCGCCACCGCCCGGAAGCCCCCGAGCAAGCGCGCGGCCAAGCGTGGCCGCACGCCGCCTCCCAAGCGCCGGCGCTGA
- a CDS encoding alpha/beta hydrolase, which produces MREPRTVALLLAVSLLGGACAGSRGAAVPLVHQSEAVGAPMPEALLVALHFSGSTPAFWDEHVQSLGIPVRTLLPQGPRPRRDGFTWFQADHEAKTWEGKAEDVEGMAARLAELIREVRVAHPELRRVVVTGFSYGGDLAWMLAIRHPELVDAAVPMGTRLLGDPAGELPASLRVRVLQGEQDAIIPVQHTRERVAELKGRGVPIDLRTYPDLGHDVSPALLEDWRTFLRQALQGPVD; this is translated from the coding sequence ATGCGTGAACCCCGGACCGTCGCCTTGTTGCTCGCCGTGTCGCTGCTGGGAGGAGCCTGTGCCGGGTCCCGCGGCGCCGCCGTGCCGCTCGTTCACCAGAGCGAGGCGGTGGGCGCTCCCATGCCCGAGGCGCTGCTCGTGGCGCTGCACTTCTCCGGGTCCACGCCCGCGTTCTGGGACGAGCACGTCCAGTCCCTGGGCATCCCCGTGCGCACGCTGCTGCCCCAGGGCCCGAGGCCCCGCCGCGACGGCTTCACGTGGTTCCAGGCCGACCACGAGGCGAAGACGTGGGAGGGGAAGGCGGAGGACGTGGAGGGCATGGCCGCGCGGCTCGCGGAGCTGATCCGCGAGGTCCGGGTGGCGCATCCGGAGCTCCGCCGCGTCGTGGTGACGGGGTTCTCCTACGGAGGAGACCTGGCGTGGATGCTGGCCATCCGGCACCCGGAGCTGGTGGACGCGGCGGTGCCCATGGGGACGCGGTTGTTGGGAGACCCGGCGGGGGAGCTGCCCGCGTCGCTCCGGGTCCGGGTGCTCCAGGGAGAACAGGACGCCATCATCCCCGTCCAGCACACGCGCGAGCGGGTGGCGGAGCTGAAGGGCCGGGGCGTCCCCATCGACCTGCGGACCTACCCGGACCTGGGCCACGACGTGTCGCCCGCGCTGCTCGAGGACTGGCGCACGTTCCTGCGCCAGGCGCTGCAAGGCCCCGTGGACTGA